Proteins from a single region of Punica granatum isolate Tunisia-2019 chromosome 8, ASM765513v2, whole genome shotgun sequence:
- the LOC116189130 gene encoding lysM domain-containing GPI-anchored protein 1, producing MPNPKNPTFVPFFLLLVLANAALVMPKSTIEPCSNSDSCNALLGYTLYTDLKVSEVASLFQIDPISLLLTNAIDISYPDVENHILPAQLFLKIPISCSCVDGIRKSVSTRYKTRPSDTLPYIADSIYSGLVSSDQIREANSISDPSVLEVGQSLTVPLPCTCFNGTDNGLPAVYLSYVVRDVDTLAGIAGRYFTTITDLMNVNAMGSTQIAVGDILAVPLPACASTFPRYASDFGLIVPNGSYAITASHCVQCSCGPGNLNLYCMPSSLAVSCSSMQCRNSKLMLGNVTMQQSSGGCNVISCRYGGFVNGSIITALSTSLQPRCSGVQQFPPLVAPPTAVKRDSMFAPAPSPQLYGGGSLSPRSSVIPSSGSSTGSTTASGPAGSPSSDAHHMMSPPTAFSVALMLLTFGKLISTSL from the exons ATGCCAAACCCTAAAAACCCCACCTTTGTgcccttcttcctcctcttggTTCTCGCCAATGCCGCCCTGGTGATGCCCAAGTCGACGATTGAGCCGTGCTCCAACTCGGACTCCTGCAACGCGCTGCTGGGCTACACTCTCTACACCGACCTCAAGGTCTCCGAGGTCGCCTCCCTCTTCCAGATTGACCCAATCTCCCTCTTGCTCACAAATGCCATCGACATCTCCTACCCCGACGTCGAGAACCACATCCTCCCCGCCCAGCTCTTCCTCAAGATCCCCATCTCGTGCTCCTGCGTCGACGGGATCAGGAAGTCGGTCTCGACCCGCTACAAGACCCGCCCCTCCGACACCTTGCCCTACATTGCCGACTCAATTTACTCGGGCCTGGTTTCCTCCGACCAGATTCGAGAGGCCAACTCGATATCGGACCCGTCCGTGCTCGAGGTGGGCCAGAGCTTGACTGTCCCCTTGCCCTGCACTTGCTTCAATGGGACCGATAACGGGCTGCCCGCGGTGTATTTGTCGTATGTGGTGAGGGATGTTGATACTCTTGCTGGGATCGCGGGACGGTACTTTACCACGATCACGGACTTGATGAATGTTAATGCCATGGGTAGCACACAAATTGCAGTCGGGGATATCCTAGCTGTTCCGTTGCCTG CCTGTGCTTCTACATTTCCTAGATATGCCTCAGATTTCGGCCTGATAGTGCCCAACGGGAGCTATGCCATAACGGCGAGTCACTGTGTGCAGTGCAGTTGCGGACCCGGAAATCTCAA CTTGTACTGCATGCCGTCCTCTCTGGCAGTCTCTTGCTCGAGCATGCAGTGCCGAAACAGTAAGCTCATGCTTGGGAATGTCACAATGCAGCAAAGCAGTGGGGGTTGCAATGTGATCTCGTGCAGATATGGTGGATTCGTGAATGGCAGTATTATCACAGC GTTGTCAACTTCTCTCCAGCCCCGCTGCTCAG GGGTTCAGCAATTTCCTCCTCTCGTAGCCCCGCCTACTGCCGTGAAGAGAGATTCCATGTTTGCTCCTGCCCCTTCCCCTCAATTATACGGCGGTGGGTCGTTGTCTCCCAGGTCTTCGGTAATCCCAAGCAGCGGATCTTCGACCGGGTCAACCACTGCAAGTGGTCCTGCAGGAAGCCCTTCCTCTGATGCCCACCATATGATGAGCCCCCCTACAGCTTTCTCAGTCGCACTCATGCTGCTTACATTTGGGAAATTGATATCAACCTCGCTGTAG